A genome region from Nitrospira sp. includes the following:
- a CDS encoding cupin domain-containing protein, which translates to MKVITLSDYQQFSAEKMKKNNLFQTPRFFCDIYCFEPGQEQKGHIHGEQDKIYIVLEGEGTFQVGSEKQVLGSGQGTMAPAGDEHGVQNHTQQQLKVLVFVAPGLS; encoded by the coding sequence ATGAAAGTGATCACGCTCTCAGACTATCAGCAGTTCAGTGCCGAGAAAATGAAGAAGAATAACCTCTTCCAAACACCCCGTTTTTTTTGTGATATCTATTGTTTCGAGCCGGGCCAGGAACAGAAGGGCCACATTCACGGTGAGCAGGACAAGATTTACATCGTACTGGAAGGAGAAGGCACCTTTCAGGTCGGCTCAGAGAAGCAAGTACTCGGCTCGGGGCAGGGTACCATGGCGCCGGCGGGTGACGAACACGGGGTGCAGAATCATACGCAGCAGCAGCTGAAAGTGCTGGTGTTTGTCGCGCCGGGTTTGTCGTAA
- a CDS encoding multicopper oxidase domain-containing protein, producing the protein MHEQARGNNHGRDRCKVAALLGLTLGMVASMAMPVEAKTHDIQMTAVETDIVIDGGGEKYAAWTFNGQFPGPVVRVTEGDTVNFTLTNPSTNKNPHAMDFHAAEVDFLKNYRAVNTGESISFTFTAKKPGVFFYHCGAPPMIQHVARGMFGAIIVDPKDAKVWPKADREYVLVQSEFFKNPNDVQAMFDRKYDGMMFNGGIFKYHPFVTGGGKLDAKPGERVRIYFVNAGPNEFSSFHPIGEIWDNVYESGNPANNLKGVQTYVVGPGSAATFDVVVESAGAYPLVTHSLTGALRGAIAVLLAGPDAKPAPLMPMVPWELPAK; encoded by the coding sequence ATGCACGAACAGGCACGGGGTAACAATCACGGGCGCGACCGGTGCAAGGTGGCGGCGCTGTTGGGACTGACGCTGGGGATGGTGGCCAGTATGGCCATGCCCGTCGAGGCCAAGACCCACGATATTCAGATGACGGCGGTGGAGACGGATATCGTCATCGACGGCGGCGGGGAAAAGTATGCCGCCTGGACGTTTAATGGGCAGTTTCCAGGTCCCGTGGTGCGGGTGACGGAAGGTGATACCGTCAATTTTACGTTGACGAACCCCAGCACCAACAAGAATCCGCACGCGATGGATTTCCACGCGGCTGAAGTCGATTTCTTGAAAAACTATCGGGCCGTCAACACCGGCGAGAGCATCAGCTTCACCTTCACGGCTAAGAAGCCGGGGGTATTTTTCTATCACTGCGGCGCACCGCCCATGATCCAGCACGTTGCGCGCGGGATGTTCGGTGCGATCATTGTGGATCCGAAGGATGCCAAAGTGTGGCCGAAGGCGGATCGCGAGTACGTGTTGGTGCAGTCTGAGTTCTTCAAGAATCCAAACGATGTGCAAGCGATGTTCGATCGCAAGTATGACGGCATGATGTTCAACGGCGGCATTTTCAAATATCACCCCTTCGTGACCGGCGGGGGAAAACTCGATGCCAAGCCAGGAGAGCGGGTGCGGATTTATTTCGTCAATGCGGGCCCGAACGAGTTTTCTTCGTTTCACCCGATCGGCGAGATTTGGGACAACGTGTATGAGAGCGGCAACCCTGCCAATAATCTGAAGGGCGTCCAAACCTACGTGGTGGGACCGGGTAGCGCGGCCACCTTCGATGTGGTGGTGGAATCTGCCGGAGCCTATCCGCTGGTGACCCATTCACTCACAGGGGCCTTGCGGGGGGCGATCGCGGTGTTGCTGGCAGGTCCAGATGCCAAGCCGGCGCCGTTGATGCCGATGGTGCCGTGGGAGTTGCCAGCGAAGTAA
- a CDS encoding Crp/Fnr family transcriptional regulator: MSKLPKKSPKQPPAEQSGSDVPVGLNQIPLLQILSAQDRQKVLGEMTETRYGKGQYIFREGDPTEYFHIVKEGSVKCVKSSLDGKECTLKVLMPGDLFCCDASAFNGASHPGTAQPMGDVSVLRMKKDAYFKMLRANPDAAMEVIRYLGNRLNEAQEKAKVLALDRADQRLAALLVNLAERSGIKEPNGIRVSVRLTRQDMANMVGVTTETAIRIMARFKKDRLVSGTAARLVIRDLLKLKLLAST; the protein is encoded by the coding sequence TTGTCGAAGCTGCCAAAGAAATCGCCAAAACAGCCTCCCGCTGAACAATCCGGTTCCGATGTTCCGGTTGGGCTGAATCAGATTCCTCTCCTCCAGATCCTCAGCGCCCAGGATCGCCAGAAGGTCCTGGGCGAAATGACGGAAACCCGTTACGGCAAGGGACAGTATATCTTTCGTGAGGGTGATCCCACGGAGTACTTCCATATCGTCAAGGAAGGGTCGGTCAAGTGCGTCAAATCGTCGCTCGACGGGAAGGAGTGCACCTTGAAAGTGCTCATGCCCGGCGACCTGTTTTGTTGCGATGCCTCGGCCTTCAACGGCGCTTCCCATCCGGGCACGGCCCAGCCCATGGGGGATGTCAGCGTGTTGCGGATGAAAAAGGATGCGTACTTCAAGATGTTGCGCGCGAATCCCGATGCCGCGATGGAAGTGATCCGATACCTCGGCAACCGTCTCAATGAAGCGCAGGAAAAAGCGAAGGTCCTCGCACTGGATCGAGCCGACCAGCGCCTGGCGGCTCTGCTGGTAAACCTGGCTGAACGAAGCGGCATCAAGGAACCGAACGGAATTCGAGTGTCCGTTCGTCTTACTCGTCAGGATATGGCGAATATGGTAGGCGTGACCACTGAAACCGCCATCCGAATCATGGCGCGCTTCAAGAAGGATCGCCTGGTATCCGGAACGGCCGCCCGCCTCGTTATTCGTGATCTCCTGAAGCTCAAGCTCCTCGCTTCCACGTAA
- a CDS encoding transketolase: MTASAASTATPDLLTALANKATHLRIDSVKATTEAGSGHPSSCCSAADIVAVLFFSVMRYDPKNPKLPNSDRFVLSKGHAAPLLYAAWAEAGLFPKSELLKLRTLGSDLEGHPTPRLSFVDMATGSLGQGLPAGVGLAFNAKSIDKTDYRTYVLMGDGESAEGSVWEAAEVARHTALDNLCAIVDVNRLGQSDPTMLQHDMEAYRARWAGFGWHAIVVDGHDVGALVAAFAEAARTKGRPTVLLAKTFKGRGISFMENHPDWHGKPLKKGEETQKALDELTRQLKPSSTELQIPVPTAIKATAPAKGTMAPPPYKLGDSAATREAFGAALLALGEANPQVVALDADVKNSTYSDKFGKRFPDRFLENFIAEQNMVGAAAGIAACGKIPFVATFAAFFTRAYDFIRMAAISQSNIKLVGTHVGVSIGEDGPSQMGLEDLAMMSAQPGVTVLYPSDALSMYKLVEVAAAHKGIVYLRAGRPKTSVIYGADETFRIGGSKVVRQSAADQLTIVAAGVTLFEALKAHDQLKAAGITTRVVDLYSIVPVDRATLLDCARATGGRFLTVEDHYAHGGIGDAVLSALASEGVRVHKLAVREIPRSGKPDELVDHFGIGVRSIVEAAKEIAKTASR; this comes from the coding sequence ATGACTGCCTCTGCTGCTTCTACCGCCACGCCTGACCTTCTGACCGCATTGGCCAATAAGGCCACACACCTTCGCATAGACAGTGTGAAGGCGACGACTGAAGCCGGGAGCGGACATCCCTCCAGTTGCTGTTCGGCCGCAGACATTGTCGCGGTCCTGTTTTTTTCGGTGATGCGGTACGATCCGAAGAATCCGAAATTACCCAATAGCGATCGATTCGTCCTCTCGAAAGGCCATGCGGCGCCCCTGCTCTACGCAGCCTGGGCGGAAGCCGGGTTGTTTCCCAAATCGGAATTGCTCAAATTGCGCACCCTCGGGTCCGATCTCGAAGGTCATCCGACTCCCCGCCTCTCATTCGTGGATATGGCCACCGGCTCGTTGGGGCAGGGATTGCCGGCTGGAGTAGGTCTCGCATTTAATGCCAAATCGATCGACAAGACTGACTACCGGACCTATGTGTTGATGGGCGACGGCGAATCCGCCGAAGGCTCCGTGTGGGAAGCGGCGGAAGTGGCGCGGCACACGGCGTTGGACAACCTGTGCGCGATCGTGGATGTGAACCGGTTGGGGCAAAGCGACCCCACGATGTTGCAGCACGACATGGAGGCCTACCGTGCCCGATGGGCCGGGTTCGGCTGGCATGCCATCGTGGTGGACGGTCATGATGTCGGTGCCCTCGTCGCGGCATTCGCCGAAGCGGCGCGGACCAAGGGGCGACCCACGGTGTTGCTGGCAAAGACCTTCAAGGGGCGCGGCATCTCTTTCATGGAGAATCATCCGGACTGGCATGGAAAGCCCTTGAAGAAGGGCGAAGAAACGCAGAAGGCCCTGGATGAGCTGACACGTCAACTTAAACCCAGCTCGACGGAACTTCAGATTCCGGTGCCGACCGCCATCAAAGCCACGGCCCCCGCCAAGGGGACGATGGCACCCCCACCGTACAAGCTCGGTGACTCAGCGGCGACGCGTGAAGCCTTCGGAGCCGCCCTCCTGGCGCTCGGTGAAGCCAACCCGCAGGTGGTGGCGCTGGATGCGGATGTGAAAAATTCCACCTATAGCGACAAGTTTGGAAAACGGTTTCCCGACCGCTTCCTGGAGAACTTTATCGCGGAGCAGAACATGGTGGGTGCTGCGGCCGGCATCGCGGCCTGCGGAAAAATTCCTTTTGTGGCTACGTTTGCCGCGTTCTTCACGCGAGCGTACGATTTCATTCGTATGGCCGCGATCAGTCAGTCGAACATAAAACTCGTTGGCACTCACGTCGGTGTGAGCATCGGTGAAGACGGCCCGTCGCAGATGGGACTCGAAGATCTGGCGATGATGTCGGCGCAGCCCGGTGTGACGGTGCTGTACCCGTCCGACGCGCTCTCGATGTACAAACTAGTGGAAGTGGCTGCCGCGCATAAGGGGATAGTCTACCTCCGGGCCGGTCGTCCCAAGACGTCGGTGATTTATGGCGCGGATGAGACGTTTCGGATCGGCGGTTCCAAGGTTGTCCGGCAGAGCGCAGCCGACCAGCTGACAATCGTGGCGGCAGGTGTCACATTATTCGAAGCCTTGAAGGCCCATGACCAGTTGAAGGCGGCCGGGATTACCACTCGTGTGGTCGACCTGTACAGTATCGTGCCGGTGGATCGGGCGACGTTGCTGGATTGTGCCCGGGCGACCGGTGGACGGTTCCTGACGGTCGAAGACCACTACGCGCACGGCGGTATCGGCGATGCCGTGCTGAGCGCACTGGCCTCGGAAGGTGTCCGGGTGCATAAGTTGGCGGTTCGGGAGATTCCACGTAGCGGAAAACCGGATGAGCTCGTCGATCATTTCGGAATTGGAGTACGCTCGATTGTCGAAGCTGCCAAAGAAATCGCCAAAACAGCCTCCCGCTGA
- the pyrR gene encoding bifunctional pyr operon transcriptional regulator/uracil phosphoribosyltransferase PyrR — protein sequence MTTEPATGNRQERVVMDAGDIARAVTRIAHEILERNKGIKDLALVGIRTGGVHLAHRLVRRIHDIEGTQIPIGELDITLYRDDLSLRKDQPILRKTSVPFKISDLKVVLVDDVLFTGRTIRAAMDSLIDLGRPAEIQLAVLVDRGHRQLPIKANYIGKNIPTSREEAIEVHLEENGEEDRVVILRA from the coding sequence ATGACAACCGAACCCGCAACAGGCAACCGGCAGGAACGTGTGGTGATGGACGCCGGCGATATCGCCCGCGCCGTGACTCGTATCGCGCATGAAATCCTAGAACGCAATAAAGGCATCAAGGATCTGGCCTTGGTGGGAATCCGAACGGGGGGCGTGCACCTGGCGCATCGTCTCGTGCGGCGCATCCATGACATCGAGGGTACCCAGATCCCGATCGGCGAATTGGACATCACACTGTATCGAGACGACCTGTCGCTCCGAAAGGATCAACCGATCCTCCGCAAAACCTCGGTGCCATTCAAGATTTCCGATCTCAAGGTGGTGCTCGTGGACGACGTGCTTTTCACCGGCCGCACCATTCGTGCCGCCATGGATAGCCTGATCGACCTGGGGCGACCGGCAGAAATTCAACTGGCGGTGCTGGTCGATCGCGGCCATCGGCAACTGCCGATCAAAGCCAATTACATCGGTAAAAATATTCCCACGTCGCGCGAGGAGGCCATTGAGGTCCATCTCGAAGAAAACGGGGAAGAAGACCGTGTCGTCATCCTTAGGGCGTAA
- a CDS encoding aspartate carbamoyltransferase catalytic subunit, with protein MGLKRKDLLSLTNLSADDISLILETADSFKEVSGREIKKVPALRGKTVVNLFFEPSTRTRTSFELAAKRLSADVINFSPSSSSVVKGETLLDTARNIEAMQADIIVLRHSSAGAAETLARGVKSSVINAGDGWHEHPTQALLDLYTIRSRQLEFAGLRVAIVGDVAHSRVARSNIFALTKLGAEVRVVGPPTMIPLQIGQLGVQVYHNLDEALRGVHVIMMLRLQLERQGRALFPTIREYARHYGLTSERVKLAEPGAIVMHPGPINRGVEIAPDVADSLSSVILDQVANGVAVRMGILYLMSGAG; from the coding sequence GTGGGGCTCAAACGGAAAGACCTGCTCAGCCTGACCAACCTGTCGGCGGATGACATCTCGCTGATCCTGGAAACCGCGGACTCCTTCAAGGAAGTCTCCGGCCGGGAGATCAAGAAGGTGCCGGCGTTACGGGGCAAGACAGTCGTCAACCTCTTCTTCGAGCCGAGCACGAGAACCAGAACGTCGTTTGAACTGGCCGCCAAACGGCTCAGCGCCGATGTCATCAATTTTTCTCCCTCCTCCAGCAGCGTGGTGAAGGGAGAGACCCTCCTGGATACGGCCAGAAACATCGAAGCCATGCAGGCCGATATCATCGTCCTGCGACACTCCTCGGCCGGCGCGGCGGAGACCTTGGCGCGGGGCGTGAAATCTTCGGTCATCAATGCCGGAGACGGGTGGCATGAACATCCAACCCAGGCATTGCTCGACCTGTACACCATTCGCAGTCGGCAACTGGAGTTCGCCGGGCTACGCGTCGCGATTGTCGGCGATGTGGCACATAGCCGCGTCGCCCGCTCGAACATTTTTGCCCTCACGAAACTCGGGGCGGAAGTGCGTGTCGTCGGACCGCCGACCATGATCCCCCTGCAAATCGGTCAACTCGGAGTGCAGGTGTACCACAACCTGGACGAAGCCCTCCGAGGCGTGCACGTCATCATGATGTTGCGACTCCAACTGGAACGACAGGGACGGGCGCTGTTTCCGACCATTCGTGAATATGCGCGACATTATGGATTGACCAGCGAACGCGTAAAGCTGGCCGAGCCCGGCGCCATCGTGATGCACCCGGGTCCGATCAATCGCGGAGTGGAAATCGCCCCTGACGTGGCGGACAGTCTTTCGTCCGTCATTCTCGATCAGGTGGCGAACGGCGTCGCTGTGCGCATGGGTATTTTGTATCTGATGTCGGGAGCGGGCTGA
- a CDS encoding dihydroorotase, whose protein sequence is MTLLIQGGHVIDPGRVNGVADVLIENGIISAVGTALKAPAGATIIQAKGQLVLPGFVDLHVHFREPGFEYKETIQSGTAAAVAGGFTTVCAMPNTNPVNDNQAVTEFMLERARAAGNAHLYPIGAITKKSEGKELAEIGDLRRSGCVAISDDGKPVMNSLVMRRAMEYARAFDVPVVDHCEDLHLSEGGCMNEGLVSTELGLPGIPSAAEDVMVARNVSLAELTGARLHLAHISTAGSVRMVREAKARGLKVTAEACPHHFTLTEELTRGYNTHAKMNPPLRTLQDVQAIKEGLRDGTIDVIATDHAPHATQEKQLEFTEAPFGIVGLETALSLTLALVDEGVLTLESAVEKLSTAPAKAFSLNAGTLAVGAPADVAIVDPNRQWQVDPSRFRSKSRNTPFAGWKVKGQVTTTIVSGRVVFELEPSGRQA, encoded by the coding sequence ATGACACTATTGATTCAAGGCGGTCATGTGATCGATCCCGGACGCGTGAACGGCGTGGCGGATGTCCTGATCGAGAACGGAATAATCTCTGCCGTCGGAACGGCCCTCAAGGCTCCGGCCGGCGCCACCATCATTCAAGCCAAAGGCCAACTGGTACTGCCGGGATTCGTGGATCTCCATGTCCACTTCCGTGAGCCTGGCTTCGAGTATAAAGAAACGATTCAGTCCGGAACGGCTGCCGCCGTCGCGGGCGGATTTACCACCGTCTGCGCCATGCCCAATACCAATCCCGTGAACGACAATCAGGCCGTGACCGAATTTATGCTCGAGCGCGCGAGGGCCGCAGGGAACGCCCACCTCTATCCGATCGGCGCCATCACGAAAAAATCGGAAGGCAAAGAATTGGCTGAAATCGGCGACCTGCGCCGGTCAGGATGCGTGGCCATTTCCGACGATGGCAAGCCGGTCATGAACAGCCTCGTCATGCGTCGCGCCATGGAATATGCGCGGGCGTTCGACGTGCCCGTCGTCGACCACTGTGAAGATTTGCACCTCTCCGAAGGCGGATGTATGAACGAGGGCCTAGTCTCGACCGAACTTGGCCTGCCCGGAATTCCCTCCGCGGCGGAAGATGTCATGGTGGCCCGTAATGTGTCGCTGGCCGAATTGACCGGCGCCCGCCTCCATCTTGCGCATATCAGCACCGCCGGCTCGGTGCGAATGGTGCGGGAAGCCAAGGCGCGCGGCCTCAAGGTCACAGCAGAAGCCTGTCCGCATCATTTCACGCTGACCGAAGAACTGACGCGCGGATACAACACCCACGCAAAAATGAATCCTCCGCTGCGAACCCTGCAGGACGTCCAGGCGATCAAGGAGGGGCTCCGCGACGGCACCATCGACGTGATTGCCACCGACCATGCCCCGCATGCGACGCAAGAGAAGCAGCTGGAGTTCACTGAAGCGCCGTTCGGCATCGTCGGCTTGGAGACCGCGCTGTCGTTGACACTGGCGCTGGTGGACGAAGGCGTGCTCACGCTCGAATCGGCAGTGGAGAAACTCTCGACGGCGCCGGCGAAAGCCTTCAGCCTCAATGCCGGGACCCTGGCCGTCGGGGCTCCGGCCGATGTGGCCATCGTCGATCCCAACAGGCAGTGGCAAGTCGATCCTTCACGGTTTCGTTCCAAGAGCCGCAACACACCGTTTGCCGGATGGAAAGTGAAGGGACAGGTGACGACCACCATCGTCTCCGGTCGCGTCGTGTTCGAACTTGAGCCCTCTGGTCGGCAGGCATAG
- a CDS encoding DUF4149 domain-containing protein: protein MRQGLIACITCELLALAVWIGGLLVLVAAVIPAVFNTFGGQDTGGFFLTRAFDGYNRLVLGSAAILIAGILWRAWLFQRGLADDEITRTEWLLLGAMLLTAGVLTFVLHPQAAALQAQAFASKGDEARKAAFEAFFQLHKPVRVLYIVNVGLGIALLTVRVRSWVPR from the coding sequence GTGCGCCAAGGACTGATCGCCTGTATTACCTGTGAGTTGCTGGCCCTGGCGGTCTGGATCGGCGGTTTGTTGGTGCTCGTCGCCGCCGTGATCCCTGCCGTCTTTAATACATTCGGCGGACAGGACACCGGCGGGTTCTTCCTGACACGCGCCTTCGACGGGTACAATCGTCTGGTGCTCGGATCGGCGGCGATTCTGATCGCAGGCATCCTCTGGCGGGCCTGGTTGTTCCAACGGGGCCTAGCCGATGATGAGATCACGAGAACCGAATGGTTGTTGCTGGGAGCCATGCTCCTCACCGCTGGAGTCCTCACGTTTGTGCTGCATCCCCAAGCGGCAGCCCTGCAAGCACAGGCGTTCGCCTCCAAAGGGGATGAGGCGCGGAAAGCGGCGTTCGAAGCATTCTTTCAGCTGCACAAACCGGTACGGGTCTTATATATCGTCAATGTCGGACTCGGAATCGCACTGCTGACCGTACGGGTGCGATCCTGGGTTCCTCGCTAA
- the carA gene encoding glutamine-hydrolyzing carbamoyl-phosphate synthase small subunit translates to MKKAILALADGTWFEGRALGAEGETGGEVVFNTAMTGYQEVLTDPSYRGQIVTMTCPQIGNYGVTPEDIESNRIWAEGFVVKESSRLASNWRSKATLQEYLQAANIVAIEGVDTRALTRHLREHGAQPGVISHTDLDPHRLAAKARKAPSIIGRDLAATVTCERRYAWTTGTGDWAPKLTLPEPGAAQTARNTWRVVAYDFGVKQNILRRLVDVGCDVTVVPASTPAKDVLALNPQGLFLSNGPGDPEGVPYAMDALRELIGRLPIFGICLGHQLLGLALGFSTYKLKFGHHGANHPVIDLRTRKVEITSQNHNFAVRFPIGQQAQGQGMPIVDTPFGRVQLTHTSLNDGSVEGLMCLDRPVFSVQYHPEAAPGPHDSAYLFEQFVALMETHHA, encoded by the coding sequence TTGAAGAAAGCGATTCTTGCGCTCGCCGATGGAACCTGGTTCGAAGGACGGGCCTTGGGAGCAGAAGGAGAAACCGGCGGCGAAGTGGTGTTCAACACGGCCATGACCGGGTACCAGGAAGTATTGACCGATCCTTCCTATCGCGGCCAGATCGTGACGATGACCTGTCCCCAGATCGGTAACTACGGCGTCACGCCTGAAGACATCGAATCCAACCGGATCTGGGCGGAAGGTTTCGTCGTCAAGGAGTCCAGCCGTCTGGCGAGTAACTGGCGCAGCAAGGCCACGCTTCAGGAATACTTGCAGGCGGCGAACATCGTGGCGATCGAGGGCGTCGATACCAGAGCCCTCACCAGACACCTGCGGGAGCACGGCGCGCAGCCGGGAGTGATTTCCCACACCGACCTCGATCCGCATCGTCTGGCGGCCAAGGCCCGGAAGGCGCCGAGCATCATCGGGCGTGATCTCGCCGCAACCGTCACCTGTGAGCGACGATACGCCTGGACCACTGGAACCGGAGACTGGGCGCCGAAGCTGACGCTGCCCGAACCCGGGGCCGCGCAAACAGCACGAAACACCTGGCGTGTGGTGGCCTATGATTTTGGCGTCAAACAGAACATTCTCAGGCGGCTCGTCGATGTCGGCTGCGACGTCACCGTGGTGCCCGCATCAACCCCGGCCAAGGACGTGCTGGCGCTGAACCCCCAGGGCTTGTTTCTCTCAAACGGGCCGGGCGATCCGGAAGGAGTGCCCTACGCCATGGACGCGCTGCGGGAGTTGATCGGCCGGTTGCCGATCTTCGGCATCTGTTTAGGTCACCAACTGCTCGGTCTAGCGCTCGGCTTTTCGACGTACAAGCTGAAGTTCGGCCACCATGGCGCCAACCATCCGGTGATCGACCTCCGAACCAGAAAAGTGGAAATCACCTCCCAGAACCACAACTTCGCCGTGCGATTCCCGATCGGCCAACAAGCGCAGGGGCAGGGGATGCCGATCGTGGACACGCCGTTCGGGCGGGTGCAACTCACCCATACCAGCCTCAACGACGGATCGGTCGAAGGGCTGATGTGCCTGGACCGCCCGGTCTTCTCCGTCCAATATCATCCGGAAGCCGCACCGGGCCCGCACGATTCGGCCTATCTCTTTGAACAATTTGTTGCGTTGATGGAGACTCACCATGCATAG
- the sppA gene encoding signal peptide peptidase SppA: MHRKFCTGFAVLVLALMQAACVTINLPPGPGSLEEHKVSGTGKDKVLLMDVSGVISSENKDGFYSSPGMLATVKEELERATKDDHVKAVVLRINSPGGTVTASDIIYHELKSFKSNRKIPIVASIMDVGASGGYYIAAAADTVFAHPSTVTGSIGVIMLTVNARGLLEKVGVETNAVTSGPRKDMGSPFRAMLPEERAIFQGVIDGFYQRFLQVVQEGRPNMNGETIKKLADGRIYSGEQAKASGLVDDIGYLEDAIELAKKKAGLTEARVVTYRRPGEYQNNIYSRLAAPAPSLANLANIDLLSVVRGGSPQFMYLWMP; encoded by the coding sequence ATGCATAGGAAGTTCTGTACCGGTTTCGCCGTACTCGTCCTCGCCCTGATGCAGGCCGCCTGTGTCACGATCAACCTGCCGCCTGGACCGGGCTCGTTGGAAGAACATAAGGTCAGCGGAACCGGCAAAGACAAGGTCTTGCTCATGGACGTGTCGGGCGTGATCAGTTCGGAGAATAAAGACGGATTTTATTCCTCGCCCGGTATGCTCGCCACCGTGAAGGAAGAGTTGGAGCGGGCCACCAAAGACGACCATGTGAAGGCGGTCGTGCTCCGGATCAACAGTCCGGGGGGCACGGTCACCGCCTCCGACATCATTTATCACGAGCTCAAGTCGTTCAAGAGCAACAGGAAGATTCCGATCGTGGCCTCCATCATGGATGTGGGCGCCTCCGGCGGGTACTATATTGCCGCCGCAGCCGATACCGTGTTCGCTCATCCCTCAACCGTCACCGGCAGCATCGGCGTCATCATGCTGACCGTTAACGCCAGAGGACTGCTCGAAAAGGTCGGGGTGGAGACCAACGCCGTGACCTCGGGACCGCGCAAGGATATGGGTTCGCCGTTCCGGGCGATGCTGCCGGAGGAACGCGCGATTTTCCAAGGGGTCATCGACGGATTTTACCAGCGGTTTCTCCAGGTCGTGCAGGAAGGCCGCCCAAACATGAACGGCGAGACCATCAAGAAGCTGGCTGACGGCCGGATCTATTCGGGTGAACAGGCGAAAGCCTCCGGGCTGGTCGATGACATTGGGTATCTCGAAGACGCCATCGAGCTGGCGAAGAAGAAGGCCGGTCTGACGGAAGCGCGAGTGGTGACGTATCGACGACCGGGTGAGTACCAGAACAATATCTACTCGCGACTGGCGGCGCCCGCGCCGAGCCTGGCTAATCTAGCGAACATCGATTTGCTGTCCGTTGTGCGAGGCGGGTCCCCGCAGTTCATGTATCTGTGGATGCCCTGA
- a CDS encoding M48 family metallopeptidase, which translates to MMHPAGQHSIDGMLRTPMGRRAALALGVRFAYLLSTTVGLGAMAGLMQSLAGCQRAPGTARDQFIYISEEKEMAMGLSAFREVLRQAPLSDDPEINEMVHRVGNRIAKAANKPEYQWEFAVIQDDRTINAFALPGGKVAVFTGILKVTKNEDGLATVMGHEVAHALQRHGAERMSRSVLEQIGQLAALGAGAAVGRPDAAMAAMTVYGVGVSLPFNRRQESEADFVGLRLMADAGYDPREAVAFWERMSGCPRAMINKLCFRSQQAIPEFLSTHPSDVTRINQIEAWIPEAMKHYHPAGQAPVIPTGPIQPYRPPVGPMPEAPLPTG; encoded by the coding sequence ATGATGCATCCAGCAGGCCAGCATTCAATCGACGGCATGCTCAGGACCCCGATGGGGCGACGGGCGGCGTTGGCCCTGGGAGTCCGCTTCGCCTATCTTCTCTCGACGACGGTGGGATTGGGTGCGATGGCTGGACTGATGCAGTCTCTTGCAGGCTGTCAACGGGCGCCCGGCACGGCACGAGACCAGTTCATCTATATTTCAGAAGAAAAAGAAATGGCGATGGGCCTCTCGGCCTTTCGGGAAGTGCTCCGGCAAGCGCCGCTGAGCGACGATCCGGAGATCAACGAAATGGTGCACCGGGTCGGGAACCGCATCGCCAAAGCGGCGAACAAGCCGGAATATCAGTGGGAATTCGCCGTCATTCAGGACGATCGCACGATCAACGCCTTTGCGCTCCCTGGAGGCAAGGTGGCGGTGTTCACCGGAATCTTGAAGGTGACAAAGAATGAAGACGGATTGGCCACCGTCATGGGTCATGAGGTCGCGCATGCTCTGCAGCGTCATGGAGCGGAACGGATGAGTCGCAGCGTGCTCGAACAGATCGGACAACTGGCGGCCTTGGGAGCCGGTGCGGCCGTGGGGCGACCGGATGCGGCCATGGCGGCCATGACCGTTTACGGAGTCGGGGTTTCGTTGCCCTTCAACCGCCGGCAGGAATCGGAAGCGGATTTCGTCGGCCTGCGCTTGATGGCCGACGCCGGATACGACCCGCGTGAAGCGGTCGCGTTCTGGGAACGGATGAGCGGCTGTCCGCGCGCCATGATCAATAAACTCTGTTTCCGCTCCCAGCAGGCCATTCCGGAATTTCTCTCGACGCATCCGTCCGATGTGACTCGTATCAATCAGATCGAGGCCTGGATCCCGGAGGCCATGAAACACTATCATCCCGCAGGACAGGCCCCGGTTATCCCGACCGGACCGATCCAACCCTACCGACCACCGGTGGGGCCCATGCCCGAGGCGCCTCTGCCGACCGGCTAA